In one Leptospiraceae bacterium genomic region, the following are encoded:
- a CDS encoding nitronate monooxygenase yields the protein MRINTAITQMLGIELPIIGAPMFLVSYPELVAAVSNEGGIGTFPALNFREPEELKNGIDTIRSLTSKPIGVNLILHKEHNPDWQKQLKTCLDKNVELYIASLGTPRSLIKEVHSSGAKVFCDITTLKHAKLVAKAGCDAIIAVGSGAGGHSGNISLFSLIPYIKEETNLPVIAAGSIGTGFQILAALSLGADAVSIGTRFIASIEARVNENYKTMLIDSSPEEIIYTDKVTGIFSNWMKQSLDKHPYILNGEKPPQSLEGDSKRWKDIWSAGQGVAQIKEVLSVQEIFHRIKNEYRKAHRSIPIPT from the coding sequence ATGAGAATCAATACAGCTATTACCCAAATGCTCGGAATTGAATTACCTATTATCGGGGCCCCCATGTTTCTTGTATCCTATCCGGAACTGGTAGCTGCTGTTTCAAACGAAGGAGGCATCGGAACCTTTCCGGCTTTAAATTTTCGAGAACCGGAAGAACTTAAAAACGGAATTGATACGATACGCTCTCTGACCTCCAAACCCATAGGTGTAAACCTGATACTCCATAAAGAACATAATCCTGACTGGCAAAAACAACTGAAGACCTGTCTCGACAAAAATGTAGAACTTTACATCGCCAGTCTCGGAACTCCCAGGAGCCTCATCAAGGAAGTTCATTCCAGCGGAGCAAAAGTTTTCTGTGATATAACCACACTAAAACATGCCAAACTGGTCGCGAAAGCAGGTTGTGATGCAATTATTGCTGTGGGAAGCGGAGCGGGCGGACACTCCGGTAATATTTCTCTTTTCAGCCTGATTCCATACATCAAAGAGGAAACCAACCTGCCTGTTATTGCTGCTGGTTCTATCGGTACCGGTTTTCAAATATTGGCTGCACTAAGTCTCGGAGCCGATGCAGTTTCTATTGGAACCCGATTCATTGCCAGTATAGAAGCTCGTGTAAACGAAAATTATAAGACTATGCTAATAGACTCAAGTCCGGAGGAAATTATTTATACGGATAAAGTCACCGGGATTTTTTCAAACTGGATGAAGCAAAGCCTTGATAAACATCCTTATATCTTAAATGGAGAAAAACCTCCGCAATCTCTCGAAGGTGACAGCAAACGATGGAAAGACATCTGGTCAGCCGGTCAGGGAGTCGCTCAAATAAAAGAAGTCCTCAGTGTTCAGGAGATATTCCATAGAATCAAAAATGAGTACAGGAAAGCCCATAGAAGCATTCCTATTCCTACTTAA
- a CDS encoding chemotaxis protein CheW gives MNNKTEKRQLLLIWEISNSLFGINIKHCKEVQKGVPLNPIPTARPFIKGLVNLRGETSVVCDLLMLLNYGNFDEAGGKPEVIIKLQYVNKNISFLANSVVEIVSYQEEELQEASSYLSFEECEFINKLYDSEYGIVKLIDIEKIMLL, from the coding sequence ATGAATAATAAGACAGAGAAAAGACAATTGCTCTTAATTTGGGAAATTTCCAATTCTCTTTTTGGGATTAATATTAAGCATTGTAAAGAAGTTCAAAAAGGAGTCCCCTTAAATCCTATTCCGACTGCCAGACCCTTTATAAAAGGCCTGGTAAATTTACGTGGGGAAACCTCTGTTGTTTGCGATTTATTAATGTTACTTAACTATGGAAATTTTGATGAGGCAGGAGGAAAACCGGAAGTTATCATAAAACTACAGTATGTCAATAAGAATATAAGTTTTTTAGCAAATTCTGTTGTTGAAATAGTTTCTTATCAGGAGGAGGAGTTACAGGAAGCAAGCTCTTATTTAAGTTTTGAAGAATGTGAATTTATTAATAAACTTTATGATTCTGAATACGGTATTGTAAAACTTATAGATATAGAAAAAATAATGTTATTGTAA
- a CDS encoding NAD(P)H-quinone oxidoreductase produces MKAILFESPCEAEKLYIGEAPLPELKEKEILVKVKAFAVNRADTLQRIGKYPAPTGASQILGLEFAGIVENPGQSKLWKKGDKVFGLVSGGAYAEYVAIHEEMAVVLPKNLSFVEAAAIPEVFLTAWQALCWLAVVRENETALIHTGGSGVGTAAIQICKELNVLPIITASKEKHDTCESLGAKLCIDYKTQSFSEEVKRFTSGKGVNTIIDFLGASYFEDNISSLSIEGRLVILAFMGGAKVNNVNLANLLFKRISIHVSSLRSRSLDYQIKLNKDFFSWGLSRFKSTQLLPVVYEVLDWKNTGKAHKIMEENANTGKIVLEVS; encoded by the coding sequence ATGAAAGCAATATTATTCGAAAGTCCCTGTGAAGCAGAAAAATTATATATCGGTGAAGCCCCTTTACCTGAACTCAAAGAAAAAGAAATCCTGGTTAAAGTTAAGGCTTTTGCAGTTAATCGGGCTGATACCCTTCAAAGAATCGGCAAGTACCCGGCACCAACAGGAGCCAGCCAAATTTTAGGTCTCGAATTTGCCGGGATAGTAGAAAATCCCGGACAAAGTAAACTTTGGAAAAAAGGGGATAAGGTTTTCGGACTTGTTTCCGGGGGCGCATACGCAGAATATGTGGCGATTCATGAGGAGATGGCAGTAGTCCTACCGAAAAACCTGTCTTTTGTGGAAGCGGCTGCTATTCCTGAAGTTTTTTTAACCGCCTGGCAGGCTCTTTGTTGGTTAGCCGTAGTCAGGGAAAATGAAACAGCTCTAATTCATACAGGAGGAAGTGGCGTTGGAACAGCAGCTATACAAATATGCAAAGAATTGAATGTTCTTCCGATTATTACCGCTTCAAAAGAAAAGCATGATACCTGTGAGTCCCTTGGAGCCAAATTATGTATTGATTACAAAACACAGTCCTTCTCGGAAGAAGTTAAGCGCTTTACTTCAGGAAAAGGAGTCAACACTATCATCGATTTTTTGGGAGCCAGTTACTTTGAAGATAATATTTCCAGCCTATCTATCGAGGGAAGACTAGTCATACTGGCGTTTATGGGAGGAGCAAAAGTAAACAATGTAAATCTCGCAAACTTATTATTTAAGCGAATTAGTATTCACGTATCCAGCCTGCGCTCCAGAAGTCTTGACTACCAGATAAAACTTAATAAGGACTTCTTTTCCTGGGGTTTATCCCGTTTTAAAAGTACTCAACTTTTACCGGTAGTATACGAAGTTCTGGATTGGAAAAACACAGGAAAGGCTCATAAAATTATGGAAGAAAATGCGAATACAGGTAAGATTGTTTTAGAGGTAAGCTAA
- a CDS encoding chemotaxis protein CheA, with translation MEDFYQVLEAELKELITRAEEEILLLETSPDDELLNSLFRAVHTIKGTSGMVDLKKIESLSHSLESLFSGLRSGDIKINGEVIEIIFHSIDKLKEIIYDLANESTHQIEPYIEIIEQHLKISSSEFFENSAQEESYEKYIQLAKENGKSVALVECDLCSQKFTDLKGFTQFLEHNNMYLFERELLEDELNEFEGSKAFHIPYRFVVLHDDIEKYLNTIKLKYTKIVYLHTKPKPQVNAQSTEGYRNTFLKISTSYIDELLNVAGEAVIARNQLLEILNYEEDSEEEIRINRLSQYINVIYNRLMKIRLLKIGSIYPRLQRIIRDVSKELNKEIQAEFYGNEIEFDEAMMEGITEALMHILRNSIDHGIENKEERIRNNKPAFGKIILNTYLQRGNIFIQVRDDGRGIDLDKIKDKALRENLYTFEQLEAMQDSEIYELIFHPGFTTRKEATSISGRGVGMDIVLNNFKKYGGSVRVESEKGKGVCITGIIPQTLSVMPAFIILVNDKKFAIMQKNILELTKYDAANIIELDDKKIYKLRNQKIPLIELNNVLFPNYMVHEKNENIAILQSENKYFAISFNSLVSIEEIVLKPLPEQVRDVNLFGGHTYSGDGSIILIIEPDAILKKFNLKVELKEGLVKKEESKNKRDHNYLFFIISDEIFFLPAVNIVGVREIGLSNIKQVLGKEKVYIEEKIITIIRIEKYLNIRKQNDIPKMYCIELKNEEYSIGIIAHDILDILEGIETYKSQDIYNQYISAYSKIEDSIALHIDIEKVVQKFIEEEISI, from the coding sequence ATGGAAGATTTTTATCAGGTATTAGAAGCAGAGTTAAAAGAATTAATCACAAGGGCAGAAGAAGAGATTTTACTTTTAGAAACATCACCTGATGATGAACTTTTAAATTCACTTTTTAGGGCTGTTCATACTATTAAGGGTACGTCCGGTATGGTGGACTTAAAAAAAATTGAAAGTTTGTCTCATTCTCTTGAATCTCTTTTTTCCGGGCTGCGTTCCGGGGATATAAAGATAAACGGGGAAGTGATAGAAATTATTTTTCATTCAATAGATAAACTTAAAGAGATTATATACGATTTAGCGAATGAATCTACACATCAAATTGAACCTTATATAGAAATAATTGAGCAACATTTAAAAATTTCAAGCTCAGAATTTTTTGAAAATAGCGCACAAGAAGAAAGCTATGAGAAGTATATTCAATTAGCTAAGGAGAATGGAAAAAGTGTAGCATTAGTGGAATGTGATTTATGCTCTCAAAAATTTACGGATCTGAAAGGATTTACACAATTTCTTGAACATAATAATATGTATTTGTTCGAAAGGGAGTTATTGGAAGATGAACTGAATGAGTTTGAAGGATCAAAGGCATTCCATATTCCGTATCGTTTTGTTGTGCTGCATGATGATATTGAAAAATATTTAAATACAATAAAATTAAAATATACTAAAATTGTATATTTACATACAAAACCCAAACCGCAAGTAAACGCACAATCAACAGAAGGGTATCGGAATACTTTTTTGAAAATCTCTACATCTTATATCGATGAACTTCTTAATGTTGCTGGTGAAGCAGTTATTGCCAGGAATCAATTATTAGAAATACTAAACTATGAAGAAGATTCTGAAGAAGAAATTCGCATTAATCGTTTAAGTCAATATATTAATGTAATTTATAACAGGCTCATGAAGATACGCTTGTTAAAAATAGGTTCTATATATCCAAGGCTACAAAGAATCATTCGGGATGTTTCGAAAGAGTTGAATAAAGAGATTCAAGCAGAATTTTATGGAAATGAAATAGAGTTTGATGAAGCTATGATGGAAGGAATTACAGAAGCATTGATGCATATTCTGAGAAATTCTATTGATCATGGAATTGAAAATAAAGAGGAACGTATTCGTAATAATAAACCGGCCTTTGGAAAGATAATTTTAAACACTTATTTGCAAAGGGGAAATATTTTTATTCAAGTGAGAGATGATGGTAGGGGTATCGATTTAGATAAAATTAAAGATAAAGCCTTAAGGGAGAATTTATATACCTTTGAGCAATTGGAAGCTATGCAGGATTCCGAGATTTATGAATTGATTTTTCATCCGGGCTTTACTACGAGGAAAGAAGCCACATCGATATCCGGTCGTGGAGTTGGAATGGATATTGTTCTAAATAATTTTAAAAAATACGGTGGTTCAGTCAGAGTTGAAAGCGAAAAAGGGAAAGGTGTTTGTATTACCGGTATAATCCCGCAAACTTTAAGTGTGATGCCTGCATTTATCATCCTTGTAAATGATAAAAAGTTTGCTATAATGCAGAAAAATATATTAGAATTAACGAAATATGATGCTGCAAATATTATAGAGTTGGATGATAAAAAGATATATAAGTTACGTAATCAAAAGATTCCTCTAATAGAACTAAACAATGTACTTTTTCCTAATTACATGGTTCATGAAAAAAATGAAAATATAGCTATTTTACAATCGGAAAATAAATACTTTGCTATTTCATTTAACTCTCTTGTTTCTATCGAAGAAATAGTATTAAAACCTCTTCCGGAGCAGGTAAGGGATGTAAACTTATTTGGTGGTCATACATATTCCGGGGATGGAAGTATTATTTTGATCATTGAACCTGATGCTATATTAAAAAAATTTAATTTGAAAGTAGAATTGAAGGAGGGACTTGTAAAGAAAGAGGAGAGTAAAAATAAAAGAGATCATAATTATTTATTTTTTATTATTTCCGATGAAATTTTCTTTCTTCCTGCTGTGAATATAGTAGGAGTAAGGGAGATTGGTCTTTCGAATATAAAGCAGGTTTTAGGAAAGGAAAAGGTTTATATTGAAGAGAAAATAATTACTATTATACGTATAGAGAAGTATTTAAATATTAGAAAGCAAAATGATATTCCAAAGATGTATTGCATTGAATTAAAAAATGAAGAGTATTCGATTGGAATTATAGCTCATGATATATTAGATATTCTTGAAGGAATTGAAACATATAAGAGCCAGGACATATATAATCAATATATTAGCGCCTATTCAAAAATTGAAGATTCTATAGCCTTACATATTGATATTGAAAAAGTAGTTCAAAAATTTATAGAAGAGGAAATAAGTATATAA
- a CDS encoding TIGR01777 family protein: MMENEFPQKKIVIPGGSGYLGQYLANYFSKKGYEIFILSRNPKVQKPGIYTLLWDGKSQGDWMQIFENATAVINLSGKSVDCRYTDINRKEIITSRLLSTEAIGLAFQKSNNPPPLWINASSATYYKDTRGNEKANDEKEGKAGTGFSVNVCKQWEQSFFKFNIPNIRKIALRISFVLGNSGGALPSLIQLSKLGLGGKMGRGEQFISWIHEEDFARIIDWLITQNKIEGIINCTSPHPEKNVDFMKALRTIFHIPFSIPSPEFLIHIGSFFLRTEPELILKSRKVFPLRLLESGFQFKYPNLREALEEIAYKRN, translated from the coding sequence ATGATGGAGAATGAGTTTCCTCAGAAAAAAATTGTTATACCGGGAGGTAGCGGCTATCTGGGTCAATACCTGGCAAACTATTTTTCTAAAAAAGGTTATGAAATTTTCATTCTATCACGAAATCCAAAAGTCCAAAAACCCGGGATTTATACTTTACTCTGGGATGGAAAAAGTCAGGGTGATTGGATGCAAATTTTTGAAAATGCAACAGCAGTTATTAACCTGAGCGGAAAAAGCGTAGATTGTCGTTATACAGATATAAACCGAAAAGAAATAATAACTTCGAGACTCCTATCCACTGAAGCGATTGGTTTAGCCTTTCAAAAATCAAACAATCCTCCTCCACTCTGGATAAACGCAAGTTCAGCAACCTATTACAAAGATACCCGTGGAAACGAAAAAGCAAACGATGAAAAAGAGGGAAAAGCCGGTACCGGTTTTTCCGTTAATGTATGCAAACAATGGGAACAATCCTTTTTTAAATTTAATATTCCTAATATTCGTAAAATAGCTCTCCGAATTTCTTTTGTTTTAGGAAATTCCGGTGGTGCTCTACCAAGTCTAATTCAGCTATCAAAATTAGGTCTTGGTGGAAAAATGGGTAGAGGTGAACAGTTCATCAGTTGGATTCACGAAGAAGATTTTGCAAGAATCATAGACTGGTTGATTACACAAAACAAAATTGAAGGTATCATTAACTGCACCTCACCACATCCGGAAAAAAACGTAGATTTCATGAAAGCTCTACGGACAATCTTCCACATACCCTTTTCCATTCCTTCTCCGGAATTTTTGATTCATATTGGTTCATTCTTTTTAAGGACCGAACCCGAACTTATTTTAAAAAGTCGAAAAGTTTTCCCTCTACGTCTTTTGGAATCCGGCTTTCAGTTTAAATACCCAAATTTAAGAGAAGCATTAGAAGAAATTGCATATAAAAGAAATTAA
- the pta gene encoding phosphate acetyltransferase produces MSKNLYITTTEARSGKSAIALGLMEMLMRDTDNIVFFRPIINVEESCKKCDNDIQLILDQFKLNVDYEDSYAYTVGEARELITSGKQDELLEGILTKYKALESRFDFVLCEGSDFSKTTSAFEFDINADIANNIAAPILLVTNAFGKTAKEAISATEMAIESFEEKGCKILATTINCIEAHNFSEIQNLINENEDFKKRLIYTLPNEPALALPTMEEVKNWLNAQVLYGENNLYKLSSRFAIAAMRVENFLSRIDNDTLVITPGDRYDILLGCLLSLNSQNMPKIAGIVLSGGMKPEGKIKEMLDGMKNLPISILSVEKSTFETASKMDSIHATISKNTPRKIMMALGLFDKHINSKELKKHISLSRSTRLTPKMFEYNLLQKAKSNKQHIVLPEGTEERILKAAEILLKREIVDITLLGDVNKVKEKIDNLGLHMKQANIINPVQSEYFDEYVKIYCELRKDKGATEDIVRDIIADVNSFGTMMIYMGHADGMVSGAIHTTAQTIRPAFQIVKTKPGSSIVSSVFFMCLEDRVLVYGDCAVNPNPSAEELAEIAISSADTAKAFGIEPRVAMLSYSTGSSGSGSEVEKVREATRIATTKRPDLSVEGPMQYDAAVDLSVAKTKMPDSKVAGRATVFIFPDLNTGNNTYKAVQRSAKAVAIGPVLQGLNKPVNDLSRGCLVPDIVNTVAITAIQAQAEKGIS; encoded by the coding sequence ATGTCCAAGAACTTATATATTACCACCACAGAAGCCAGGAGCGGGAAATCCGCAATAGCATTAGGTCTCATGGAAATGCTTATGAGAGACACCGACAATATAGTTTTTTTTAGACCCATTATAAATGTGGAAGAAAGCTGCAAAAAGTGCGATAATGATATTCAACTAATTTTAGATCAATTCAAACTCAATGTTGATTATGAAGACTCCTACGCCTATACAGTAGGTGAAGCCCGGGAACTCATTACGTCCGGGAAGCAGGACGAGCTTTTAGAAGGAATCCTTACGAAATATAAAGCCCTTGAAAGCCGTTTTGATTTCGTACTCTGCGAAGGAAGTGATTTTTCAAAAACCACATCAGCTTTTGAATTTGACATCAATGCAGATATTGCGAATAATATTGCTGCACCCATTTTATTAGTGACGAATGCTTTTGGGAAAACTGCAAAAGAGGCAATTTCTGCAACTGAAATGGCGATTGAATCATTTGAGGAAAAAGGTTGTAAAATTCTTGCTACTACCATCAACTGCATTGAAGCTCATAATTTTTCTGAAATACAAAATCTGATTAATGAAAATGAAGATTTTAAGAAACGCCTGATATATACCCTTCCGAATGAGCCTGCACTTGCCTTGCCGACCATGGAAGAAGTGAAAAACTGGTTAAATGCACAGGTTTTATATGGAGAAAATAATTTATACAAACTTAGCAGCCGTTTTGCAATCGCTGCCATGAGAGTAGAGAATTTTCTCAGCCGAATTGACAATGATACACTTGTAATTACACCGGGTGATAGATACGATATTTTACTGGGTTGTTTGTTATCATTAAATTCTCAAAATATGCCTAAAATTGCAGGAATTGTTCTAAGTGGAGGCATGAAACCGGAAGGAAAAATTAAAGAAATGTTGGATGGGATGAAAAATCTTCCCATCAGTATATTGAGTGTAGAAAAATCTACCTTCGAAACGGCTTCTAAAATGGACAGTATCCATGCTACCATCTCTAAAAACACTCCTCGTAAGATCATGATGGCACTCGGACTTTTCGATAAGCATATTAATAGCAAAGAATTAAAAAAACATATTAGCCTGAGTCGCTCTACACGTCTGACTCCAAAAATGTTTGAATATAATCTACTTCAAAAAGCCAAGTCAAATAAACAGCACATCGTTCTTCCGGAAGGTACAGAAGAAAGAATATTAAAAGCAGCCGAAATATTATTGAAACGTGAAATAGTAGATATAACCCTGCTTGGTGATGTAAACAAGGTAAAAGAAAAGATTGATAATCTCGGACTCCACATGAAACAAGCGAATATTATTAATCCGGTACAATCTGAATATTTCGATGAATATGTAAAGATTTACTGCGAATTAAGAAAGGATAAGGGAGCAACGGAAGATATAGTTCGTGACATTATTGCTGACGTGAATAGTTTCGGAACAATGATGATTTATATGGGTCATGCAGACGGGATGGTTTCAGGTGCCATCCATACAACAGCACAAACAATTCGCCCTGCCTTTCAGATAGTCAAAACCAAACCGGGAAGTTCAATTGTCTCCAGTGTATTCTTTATGTGTCTTGAAGATAGAGTCCTGGTATACGGAGATTGTGCGGTTAATCCCAATCCGAGTGCGGAAGAACTGGCAGAGATTGCTATCAGCTCAGCAGATACAGCAAAAGCTTTTGGAATCGAACCTAGAGTAGCGATGTTGTCCTACTCAACCGGTTCTTCCGGTTCAGGTTCCGAAGTGGAGAAGGTTCGGGAGGCTACCCGAATTGCTACTACAAAAAGACCCGATCTTTCAGTAGAAGGCCCTATGCAATATGATGCAGCAGTAGATTTAAGCGTAGCTAAAACAAAAATGCCTGATAGCAAAGTAGCAGGACGAGCCACCGTTTTCATATTCCCAGACCTCAACACAGGTAACAATACATATAAAGCAGTACAACGTTCCGCAAAAGCAGTTGCCATCGGTCCCGTATTGCAAGGATTAAATAAACCAGTTAACGATTTAAGTCGTGGCTGTCTCGTTCCGGATATAGTAAATACAGTAGCTATTACTGCCATTCAGGCACAGGCAGAAAAAGGAATATCATGA
- a CDS encoding acetate kinase: MKILVINTGSSSLKYQLFLMDKSEVLASGLVERIGEKLGIIHHKTNGREHKEERKIPNHSHAIQIVMELLTDTENGVITDKSEISAIGHRVVHGGEKFHEPCVITDEVLSAIKEHIPLAPLHNPANLTGIEACKTFFEDIQQVAVFDTAFHQSIPDYAYHYAIDHSLYDNYKIRRYGFHGTSHKYVAMKGAKFLNKDFSSSNLITIHLGNGSSIAAIRNGKSIDTSMGMTPLEGIVMGTRSGDIDPGIIFYMGRELNLHLTEIETILNKNSGLKGLCDTNDMRDLLDKKEKGDKKAELAFRIYVYRIKKYIGAYTAILGNLDAIIFTGGIGENSYDIRDAVCSNLSVFGIALDELKNKTKDKHERAIHKSDSSVQILVIPTNEELQIALETKEVLEK; this comes from the coding sequence ATGAAAATACTAGTTATCAACACAGGAAGTTCATCATTAAAATATCAGCTTTTCTTAATGGATAAATCCGAGGTTCTTGCATCCGGTCTTGTTGAAAGAATCGGAGAAAAACTTGGCATAATTCATCATAAAACAAATGGCAGAGAGCACAAAGAAGAAAGAAAAATTCCAAATCATAGTCATGCAATACAAATTGTAATGGAATTATTAACGGATACGGAAAATGGAGTCATAACAGATAAGTCCGAAATAAGTGCTATCGGTCACAGGGTAGTTCATGGTGGAGAAAAATTTCACGAACCCTGTGTGATTACCGATGAAGTTCTTTCTGCTATTAAGGAACACATTCCTCTTGCTCCTCTCCATAACCCTGCAAACTTAACCGGGATTGAGGCCTGTAAGACTTTCTTTGAGGACATACAACAGGTTGCTGTCTTCGATACTGCTTTTCACCAATCCATTCCCGATTATGCCTATCATTACGCAATCGATCACAGTCTATATGATAATTATAAAATACGAAGATATGGTTTTCATGGTACTTCACACAAATACGTAGCTATGAAAGGAGCCAAATTTTTAAATAAGGATTTTTCAAGTTCTAACTTGATAACCATCCATCTTGGAAATGGTTCCAGTATTGCAGCCATTCGAAACGGAAAAAGTATAGATACTAGCATGGGAATGACTCCTTTAGAAGGCATTGTTATGGGTACTCGTTCGGGAGATATTGATCCGGGAATTATTTTTTACATGGGAAGAGAATTAAATCTACACCTAACAGAAATCGAAACCATACTCAATAAAAATAGTGGTTTAAAAGGTTTATGCGATACAAATGATATGAGAGATCTTTTGGATAAAAAAGAAAAAGGAGATAAAAAAGCCGAATTAGCATTCCGAATTTATGTATACAGGATAAAAAAATACATAGGAGCCTACACAGCAATACTGGGAAACTTGGATGCTATCATTTTTACAGGTGGAATAGGAGAAAATAGTTATGATATACGTGATGCTGTATGTTCTAATCTTTCTGTTTTTGGCATAGCTTTAGATGAGCTTAAAAATAAGACAAAGGATAAGCATGAGAGAGCCATTCATAAATCAGATTCATCAGTCCAAATTTTAGTCATTCCGACCAATGAAGAATTACAAATTGCTCTTGAAACTAAAGAGGTTTTAGAAAAGTAA